GAAGTTAGGTGGTCCTGCCGAGAAAACGAACGAGCTCTTCGACGATATCCTCGACTTCCTCTCCGACTGGAACTGGAACGTAGACGAACGACTCGACATCGTCGATCCCAAGAACCTCTCCCCGGCGATCTTGGGCCACATCTTCGAGCAAACGGTCAATCAGAAGGAGATGGGGGCGTACTACACACCAGAAGAGATCACGGGGTTCATGGCCCGACGGACGATCCATCCGTATCTGCTCGATCAACTCAACGAGGCTGTGGACGCGGACTACGACGAGATCGACAATGTGTTCGGATTCCCCGTGCCTGAGGCAGATACTAGCACAGAAGCTGTTGCCGATGGCGGAACCATAACCCAGCAAGTTCCAACGGAAAACGTCCAGACCTGCCATGTGGAGACTCTCTACCACGACATTCTGAAGGAAGCGCATATTCTCGATCCCGCCGTAGGAAGTGGTGCCTTCCTGCTCGCCGCACAGGAGGTGCTAATGGACCTATACATGCAATGCATTGAGTATTTCCAGCGGCTCGAAGCTGAAGGGCAAGGCTGGGAGCTGGAGACTCGTAGTCGTGAGGAATTAGAACGTATCGAGGGTGGGCATGGTGGGGAGTCGCTATACGCCAAACGCTCGATTATTCTGGATAACCTCTACGGGGTGGATATCGACGAAGGCGCTGTGGAGATCTGTAAACTTCGGTTGTGGCTCTCGATGGTTGCGGATATCGAAGACGAGCCAGGGGAGGTCGAACCGCTCCCGAATATTGATTTCAACATCCGGCAGGGGAACAGTCTAATTGGATTTACAGACCTCATCGAAACCGTCAACGAAGAGGGTGATACCTCACTCACAAATTATGGCATCGGTGAAGAACCACCGGTCAGCGAGTATTACGAGGACGTGATCCACGCTCAGCGGAAACACAAACGGGCAAGTTCCTCGAAAGAAGCAACCAACGCCCGTCGTCAGGCAGAGTCACTCATCACCAGCTACAGTCAGAATCTGGACAACAAGGTGCTAGATGAGTTCCATAATGCCGGTGCTGAAATCACTCTGGATCAAGTTCAAGAATTCCACCCCTTTCATTGGATTCTTGAATTCGCGCTAGTCTACGACCAGGGAGGTTTTGATCTCATTATCGGGAATCCCCCTTGGGATCAGCTCCGAGCAAGCCGCGACGATTACTTCGTCAAGTTTGATGAGCAGTTCCGGTCCCGGATGCCTTCGAATAAGGACGAGATGCAGAAACAGCTGCTGGAAGACGAGGACATTGCCGAGGGATGGGAGGAGTATCAAGAGCAGATAGAGAAGCAAATGCGGTACTTCACTGATGGTTCTGAATACATCCTCCAGAAACCTGTTATTGATGGACGGAAGGATCCAAATGAAAACAATCTTGCGGCACTCTTCTTTGAGAGATTGTTCGAACTCGTGAGCGACGAGGGGTATGTAGCGCAAGTTCTACCTGGAGTGATGTTCAGTGGCTCTTTCTCGAAAGATCTCCGGATGAAACTTTTGAATGATGCGGAAATACAGTCGTTGGTTGGCTTCGAGAATCATGGAATATTCGGTGATCTTCATCGACAGTATCAGTTCGCTGTTCTCACGTTCAAGAACCAGGGGGAGTCGGAGCAAATCAAGGGAATATTCGATCAACATGATGTTTCTGTCCTCCGTCATTTCGACGAGAACGCGGTTGAGATCCCACGAGAAGTACTAACCCAATATTCGTTGAAAGCGCGGATATTCCCCAATATTACCCATCCTGAGGAAGTGGGTATCTTGGAGAGTATTGTCTCACACCCTCCGTTGGGAGAAAAAATCGACAATAAATGGAACGTCACTCCGCACCGTGAACTGGATCGATCACGGGCGTCTGACCGCTTCGTCGAAGAGGAAAATGAAGGTGACTACCCTGTGTACGGTGGAGCAAACATTCACCAGTTCCAGCACGACAATACGTTCGATTCGAGTCTTGATTCCCCTTCACTATGGAGTGTCGATGAAGATCAGCCTGATCTGAGCGCTAAATACCGTGTTCGGGAACGGGCGTACAACGGTGGAACGCCGAAAAAGAACATATACGAAGCGTTTGGTGGACCGAAGACCAGCAAATCACAGAAGGGATTCGTCAACGATCTTCTTCAGGAACACCGTGGACAGGACCTCTGTATGGATGACCTCCTTCCAGACTTCACGGAATACCGGATTATCTACCGAGATATCGCCCGACCTACCGACGAACGGACAATGATTTCGACTGTGTTACCCAAAGGGCTCGTTTGTGTTCACACACTCCAGACATTTTCGCCATATGAAGTCAATCCGGAGCAGGACGATCTCTCAGAGTATCCCCTACGTTCAATCTATGAACGTGCCTACGATGACGAGGAACTGTTTGTCATCACTGGTCTACTGAACAGCATTCCGTTCGATTACCTAATGCGGACGAAGGTCGATTCACACATTGTCCGGTTCAAACTAGAAGAATCACAGGTCCCGCGTCTCACAGAGGGGGACAACTGGTTCCACTATATTTCTGACCGGGCGGCCCGACTCAACTGCTACGGTAAGGAGTTCGAGGAGATGCGGGAACGGCTCGGCGGAATTGATCCCGCTAAAGAGGAATCAGAGCGTCGGCGACTTCAGGCCGAAGTTGATGCAGCTTCTTTCCACGCCTACGGACTCGATAGGGCGGAAATGCAGTTCGTTCTTGATGACTTTCATCGGGTGTCGAATCCTCGAATTATGACGGAAGCCTACATCGATAGGGTCGCTGAGAAATACACTCATCTTGGAGACGTAGGGCCAATGGAGTAACTTTTGAGCTAGCACTAGCCGGTTCTTGAATGTTAGTCCATTCAGGCTTACTGATGAATGCTGTCCAGCGCTCGTCGGGTCATCGCTCCATCGACATTCAGATATTGACGTGCAGTGGTGATGTCCTCCCATCCGAACATTGCTCGGAGTGCGGGAAGATCTAAGCCTCTTCCGGCGTGATAAGACGCTGCTGTGGCTCGTAATCCATGTAACGAGGTTGCGTCGTTAGACAATTCTGGAGACCGTTCCAAGGCAGTTTCCAGTCGCCGCTGTAAGGTCGAGAACGAATATGGCCAGCCACCATGTTCGTCAAGTAGCAATTCAACCGC
This genomic window from Haloplanus vescus contains:
- a CDS encoding Eco57I restriction-modification methylase domain-containing protein encodes the protein MTLQQITASDIAGWDSLQDIANSFEKRGLKPRPKLGGDNELVVQLDDDEFIVIVNAGPGETATDFKPKNRSRHTNLVATNDFETFTFITRVRSWEGQQHGRIKHQKISFSKEQFTRDSGEKNTILQKLNSIEYGSSAAIYDTLYDTQQVVKEFYEQFEELRTDLIQEVTGIPDDRGDAKQRYVQVILDRMIFLYFIQEKRLLDRNPNYLHEQPNEVVDEGGDHYEEFYEPLFFEYLAEDKQNPDFGSLPYLNGGLFARNPVEEEFQDAKLGGPAEKTNELFDDILDFLSDWNWNVDERLDIVDPKNLSPAILGHIFEQTVNQKEMGAYYTPEEITGFMARRTIHPYLLDQLNEAVDADYDEIDNVFGFPVPEADTSTEAVADGGTITQQVPTENVQTCHVETLYHDILKEAHILDPAVGSGAFLLAAQEVLMDLYMQCIEYFQRLEAEGQGWELETRSREELERIEGGHGGESLYAKRSIILDNLYGVDIDEGAVEICKLRLWLSMVADIEDEPGEVEPLPNIDFNIRQGNSLIGFTDLIETVNEEGDTSLTNYGIGEEPPVSEYYEDVIHAQRKHKRASSSKEATNARRQAESLITSYSQNLDNKVLDEFHNAGAEITLDQVQEFHPFHWILEFALVYDQGGFDLIIGNPPWDQLRASRDDYFVKFDEQFRSRMPSNKDEMQKQLLEDEDIAEGWEEYQEQIEKQMRYFTDGSEYILQKPVIDGRKDPNENNLAALFFERLFELVSDEGYVAQVLPGVMFSGSFSKDLRMKLLNDAEIQSLVGFENHGIFGDLHRQYQFAVLTFKNQGESEQIKGIFDQHDVSVLRHFDENAVEIPREVLTQYSLKARIFPNITHPEEVGILESIVSHPPLGEKIDNKWNVTPHRELDRSRASDRFVEEENEGDYPVYGGANIHQFQHDNTFDSSLDSPSLWSVDEDQPDLSAKYRVRERAYNGGTPKKNIYEAFGGPKTSKSQKGFVNDLLQEHRGQDLCMDDLLPDFTEYRIIYRDIARPTDERTMISTVLPKGLVCVHTLQTFSPYEVNPEQDDLSEYPLRSIYERAYDDEELFVITGLLNSIPFDYLMRTKVDSHIVRFKLEESQVPRLTEGDNWFHYISDRAARLNCYGKEFEEMRERLGGIDPAKEESERRRLQAEVDAASFHAYGLDRAEMQFVLDDFHRVSNPRIMTEAYIDRVAEKYTHLGDVGPME